The following is a genomic window from Proteiniborus sp. DW1.
AGGCTATATTTGCTCCAAGAAGTGCAAATATGGCAAGAGCTTCTTCAGTGGCTGAGCTTGCAATGGCTAAAGCTTTACAAGGAAAGGTAGAGAGCTACTTTGAACTAGTTCCTGACTATTTAAGAGAATCCCAAGCTCAAAGAGAATACAATGAAAAACATAATATAGCCGGTGACAATAATGAGTGATGTAATAATTAGAGAGATGACTGAAAAAGATATAGACCAAGTGCTAGAAATTGAAAAAGAAGCCTTTGAAACACCTTGGTCCAGAGAAGCATTTGTATTAGAATTAGTGAAAAATCAATTAGCAAAATATATAGTAGCTGAGAAGGATGATAAAATTGTAGGATATGGTGGACTGTGGCTCATACTTGATGAAGGACATATAACTAACATAGCCGTAAGTTCACTTTATAGAGGACAAGGTATAGGTAACTTGCTTATTGAAAGGTTAATAGAGATATGCGAGGAAAGAGGAATAAACAACATGACTTTAGAAGTGAGAAAGTCAAACTTAGTAGCTCAATCATTATATAAAAAGTATGATTTTATAGACTGTGGAATTAGAAAAGGCTACTATACAGATACAAAAGAAGATGCAGTTATTATGTGGAGGATAGGTGAAGCAAGGGGACGGAGTTAGTGCTTCGCTCTTGTTTGTTAAATTTGTAGCTAAAATAATGAAATTATATATAATTATTATAATTATAGTTGAAGTATATTTAGTAAAAGTTTAGTCTAATATGATTAAGTAATATTTTTCTAGGAGGGAAAGACATGAAGAAAAAAACTATAGGAATAGTCATAGCAGCTATATTAGGTTTAGCTGTAATAACTGCTGGAGTGATGAAGGCAAAAAATACAGAAAAGGTTGCCAGTACATATGTATCAGTAGTGGAAGTAGAAGTAGAAAAGGATTTTGATTCAACCTTGATTACTGAAGGAACTTTGAAATCCAAGGAGCAAAGAAATGTGGTTTCAGATCTTCCTTATGTGATACAGGAAGTAGTATTTAAAGAAGGTGACAAAGTATCAGAAGGAGACATATTATTAAAGCTTGATGTAAAAGATTTAGAGTATAAAATAGAAACTGCTGAACTAAGTCTCGAAATGGAAAGACAAAGGCTCAAAAATCTAGAAAGACAACTTAGTGAATCAAGTAATACATTAGAGATTGAGAAAAATCTTGAAAATGCTAGATTAGCCTATGAAAATGCTCAAACTAAGTACGAAAACTCTAAAACTCTATATGATGCAGGAGCCGTAAGTAAGGAAATGCTAGATTCTGATGAAGCTAATATGATTACTGCAAAAAACAACTATGAGTTAGCACAAAAGCAAATAGAAGAAGCTCAAAATAAAGAAGACTTAAAATCTAATATAGATATTCAGAGAAAAAATGTAGAGATTCAAGAAATATCTCTAAAGTCTCAAAAGGAAGCATTGGAGCAGTCAATTATTAAAAGTCCTATATCAGGAACTATAGTGCAAGCAAATGCCCGTGTAGGAATACCTGCTACATCTGCAGCACCACTTTTTGTTATAGAGGACACAGATAATCTAGAAATAGAAGTTGGTATAGGGGAGTATGACATAAGCGAAATACAAATAGGACAAAAGGTAAAGGTTACAGGAGAAGCCTTTAAGGACAGAGAAATAAATGGAGTAGTATCTTTTATAGCACCATCTGCAACTATAGTATCTACTGGAACTGGAAAAGAAACACAAGTTATTGTTAAAATAGATATACCTAATGCTGATAATTATCTAAGACCAGGATTTACAGCTAATGTAGCTATTAATACAGCATATAAAAAAGAAGCATTAGTTTTACCTTATGAAACAGTATATGAGAAGAAGGATGGAACAAAGGTAGTATTTAAAGTTGAAGATAATAAGATAAAGGAAATTCCTATCTCTATAGGAATTCAAGGTGACCTAAAGCAAGAAGTAATTTCACCAGATATTAAGCTAGGGGATAAGATAGTTACAAATCCTACTGAAAAACTTTATGATGGTTTAGAGGTTTCAATTTTAAATAGTATAGGTGAGCAGAAATGATAAAGATAGAAAACTTAGGAAAGATATATGATACTGGCAAGATATCCGTAGAGGCGCTTAAAGGTATAAACCTTGAAGTAAAAGAAAATGAATTTGTTTCCATAATGGGAACTTCAGGTTCAGGAAAATCTACTCTAATGAATATATTAGGCTGTTTAGATAGACCTACATCAGGGAGATATTCTTTAGATGGAGTAGCAGTAGAAAAATTAAATGAAGCGGAACTTGCAACAATTAGAAATAAGAAAATAGGTTTTGTCTTTCAATCCTTTAATCTGCTGCCTCGTACTTCTGCATTAAAAAATGTTGAACTTCCAATGACTTATGCTGGGATACCTAAAAAGGAAAGAAGATTAAAAGCCTTAGAAGTATTAGAAAAGGTAGGATTAGGAGAAAGAGTAGGTCATTTACCAAATGAGCTTTCTGGTGGTCAAAAGCAAAGGGTAGCTATTGCAAGAGCCTTAGTCAATAACCCTGCAATACTGCTTGCTGATGAACCTACAGGAAATCTTGACACCAAATCTGGTGAAGAGATTATGGCAATATTCCAGCAGCTTAATAGGGAAGGAGTTACCATAATATTAGTAACCCATGAGCCTGAAATTGCTCAGCATACCAAAAGAATAGTACTATTTAGGGATGGATGTATAATAGATGATAGAGAAGTAGAAAATCAAGTTATTATAAAGCCACAGTCAGTAAGTGAGTAATATAGAGGTGATAGGATGAATTTTTTAGAGAGTATAGGCTCTGCGTTATCTAGTCTTTGGGCTAATAAAATGCGTACTTTTTTGACTATGCTTGGAATTATCATAGGAATAGCTTCAGTTATAACAATAGTATCATTAGGTCAAGGAAGCCAGGCTCAGATAGGGAATGAGTTTGAAAAAATGGGTGCAAATTTAGTAGCTATTTATACAAACTGGGAAGAAGATCTAAATAGAAATGATTACTTTAATGATGAGGATTTAAAGACAGTTAAGAGAGTATTTGGAGATAGGATAACAGGGGTTTCTGTTGTTCTTGGAACTAGTGGTACAGCTTCTAAAGGTAGAAACAATGGCTCTGTAAGCTTATATGGTGTTAGTGAAGATTATAATAAAATGACACCAGTAGATATTATTAGTGGAAGATTTTTATTAGAATCTGATATAAAGGCTGGAAGAAAGGTTGCTATAATAGATGAAAGACTGGCAGACAAATTATTTAAGAGAAAAGATGTATTAGGAGAGAACTTAATAGTAGATACTGGCTACTCTAAGATTTCTTTAACTATTATAGGTATTTATGAGACTCCTAGTGGGACTCTTGAAAATCTTGCACAGCAGCTTATGGGAGATAATACTAACATTTATGTTCCATATACTATGATGAGGAGTTTAGGATATGGCGATATATATAGCCAGTTCCAACTGAACGTGGTAGATAGTAAAGAAATAGATGAAGTAAGTAAAGAAGTAATCAATGTGCTAGAAAGAAGACATAGAGTCGTTGGTAAAAACTACTATCTATATCAGAGTGCACAGCAGCAGATGGATATGATGAATAATGTGCTTGGTATGGTAGCTAGTGTTATTGGAGCTATAGCAGCTATATCTCTTTTAGTCGGAGGAATAGGAGTTATGAACATAATGCTTGTATCAGTTACAGAAAGGACTAGGGAGATAGGTATAAGAAAGTCCATTGGTGCTACAAGGAAGGATATACTAGTACAATTCTTAGTAGAAGCTATGATTGTATCGGGAACTGGTGGGCTAATAGGGACAGTTTTAGGACTTACAATACAGGGCATAATTTCTATGTCAATAGGAATACCGCCATCTGCTTCCTTAGGCACTATATTAATAGCTGTACTATTCTCAGCAGCAGTAGGTATATTTTTTGGGATATACCCTGCGAACAAGGCAGCAAAGCTTGATCCAATAGAAGCTTTGAGGTATGAATAATATGAGAGGGGTGTTAAAATGGAAGAAAATATTAACCAAAATCAAAGTGCAGTAAAACCTTTTAGCTGGTGGGAAAGACTAAAATATGTTTTCATAAGTCCAAGTAAGGCCTTTGAAAACATAAAGGAACATCCAAGGGTATTGTTTCCTATGCTTATAATACTAATTGGTATGCTAGCTATAACGGTACCGAGGCTTAATATGATGAAGGAGCTTTTGAGAGATACCTATATACAGCAATATGCACAAAGTGGAGTGGAAGTTACAGAAGGGTTTATTGATAACATGGTAATGGGTGGTATTGTTGGTGCTATTGTTGGACCCATCATTGGTGCAGTAGTTGTATGGCTAGTAAAAAGCGCACTAATAAATGCATTTTCTGGCTTTGTAAATGGGACTGGAACATTTAAACAAGCACTTTCAGTAATTACATATTCTTATTTCCCAGTTTTTTTAGGAAATATTATAATTACTATAATATTGTTGATTACTAAGCAAAGTAATATTATTACATCCTTAGCAGTTTTTCTTCCTGATTCCCAGGCAGGTACATTTTTATACGCTATATTAGCAAACCTAGATATATTTGTTATTTGGTATCAGATACTTGCTATTATAGGTATATCAAAAGTGTATTCTATTAGCAAGAAAAGCTCTTCTATACTAGTTCTGGGTACATGGTTTATATATATATTGATTATCTCTGGATTAGGGTCATTAGGAGCTATGGCTTTAGGAATAGCTTAAGATTTTTAAAAATTAACAATTTGATTTTATAAACACAGGTTTTTTGATCTGTGTTTATTTTTTTGGCTGCGAGTAGATTTGATAAAAAATATAATATCTACAAATAATAAAATAAGTTATAAAATAAGTTACAAAAAACAAATGGAGGGATATGAATGGCAAGCAAGGAACAATTGAGAAGAGTTGCAGAAAAATGTAGTGAGCATAGATATACATCAGATGATAATAGGTTAATGTCTTCAACAAATCCATCTGGATATGTAACAAAAAGCTGTGAAAACTGTATTCATTTCACAAAAGATCATAAATGCGACCTAGATTTAACTGATGAGATTTTGGTAAATATGGCTATGGAAATGGATTATGATGAGTGGAAATAAGACATAGTTTAGAACTACCAGATGAATACATGAAAAGCTGGGTCAAACTACCCAGCTTAAACTAATCTAGTATTGAATTTCATCATGCTCATTATTTTCCTGTTCCATTACATAACCTTCATTAAAGAATTTATCTTGTACTGCCATCATGAGAGCATAGTCCCCATAGCTTATGCCTTTTAACATACCATCAGGCATTATATTAGCAGAAGAAAGTTTCCAATAAAAAGGTCTTCTATTATTAGCCACGACATCACTCCTAAGGAAATTTTTTTATCCTTATGAAATTCAGCCTATGGATAAATTTTTATAGACTATTAAGTCTATAACTATATTTTCTGTTAATCATGAAGATAATATTTAGACAATATTTAGAATAAAAATGTCTTCATTCAATTTTAAAAATAATTAATTACAGTCATTCTGAGGAAAAATAGTTCAGTGTAAAGCTATATATGAGATTAAGAAAATGAAATATGGTAATATGGTTTTTATGAGGATATAATATATGATATAGTATCATAAAGGTTATGTCCTGTGTCAGTCGGGACGTAATTAAAGAGATTGTGTTATAGAGTTAGATTATTCACTTAAATTCAGGGTAACAACGGTATGGTTTGGAGGAAATGAAATGAAAGAAGCAAAAAAAGACATAATCACATTAGCCATTGAAACATCTTGTGATGAAACTGCTGCGGCAGTTTTAAAAAATGGCAGATATGTACTATCAAATGTTATATCTTCACAGATAGAAATACATAAAAAGTTTGGAGGAGTAGTACCAGAGGTGGCTTCAAGAAAGCATATAGAGAATATAAATGTAATCATACAAAATGCATTAGATGATGCAAAAATAACTCTAGATGATGTGGATAATATAGGTGTAACCTATGGACCAGGTCTTGTAGGAGCTCTTTTAGTAGGTATATCTACTGCAAAGGCCCTTGCTTTCGGTAAAAATATACCTCTGGTTCCGGTAAATCACATAGAAGGTCATATTTATGCTAACTTCATAGAATATACTGAGTTAGAGCCACCTTTTGTATGTCTTATAGTATCTGGTGGACATACTCATTTAGTATATATGAAGGACTACGGGGAATATGAACTTCTTGGCAGAACTAGAGATGATGCAGCAGGAGAAGCATTTGATAAAATAGCTAGAGCATTAGGACTAGGATATCCTGGAGGCCCACTTATAGATAAGCTTGCTGCCATAGGCAATAAGCATGCAGTGGAGTTTCCAAGAGTATATCTTGAAGAAGGCAGCTATGATTTTAGTTTTAGTGGTCTTAAGTCTGCTGTGCTTAACTATCTAAATACTGTAAA
Proteins encoded in this region:
- a CDS encoding ABC transporter permease — its product is MNFLESIGSALSSLWANKMRTFLTMLGIIIGIASVITIVSLGQGSQAQIGNEFEKMGANLVAIYTNWEEDLNRNDYFNDEDLKTVKRVFGDRITGVSVVLGTSGTASKGRNNGSVSLYGVSEDYNKMTPVDIISGRFLLESDIKAGRKVAIIDERLADKLFKRKDVLGENLIVDTGYSKISLTIIGIYETPSGTLENLAQQLMGDNTNIYVPYTMMRSLGYGDIYSQFQLNVVDSKEIDEVSKEVINVLERRHRVVGKNYYLYQSAQQQMDMMNNVLGMVASVIGAIAAISLLVGGIGVMNIMLVSVTERTREIGIRKSIGATRKDILVQFLVEAMIVSGTGGLIGTVLGLTIQGIISMSIGIPPSASLGTILIAVLFSAAVGIFFGIYPANKAAKLDPIEALRYE
- the tsaD gene encoding tRNA (adenosine(37)-N6)-threonylcarbamoyltransferase complex transferase subunit TsaD; the protein is MKEAKKDIITLAIETSCDETAAAVLKNGRYVLSNVISSQIEIHKKFGGVVPEVASRKHIENINVIIQNALDDAKITLDDVDNIGVTYGPGLVGALLVGISTAKALAFGKNIPLVPVNHIEGHIYANFIEYTELEPPFVCLIVSGGHTHLVYMKDYGEYELLGRTRDDAAGEAFDKIARALGLGYPGGPLIDKLAAIGNKHAVEFPRVYLEEGSYDFSFSGLKSAVLNYLNTVKQKGEDISVEDVAASFQQSVIEVLTEKAISAAKQMHSNTIVVAGGVAANQGLRDMLTERGKKEGLNIKFPSRILCTDNAAMIGCSAYYNFIKGNIASLDLNAVPNLRLEDKIV
- a CDS encoding Yip1 family protein yields the protein MEENINQNQSAVKPFSWWERLKYVFISPSKAFENIKEHPRVLFPMLIILIGMLAITVPRLNMMKELLRDTYIQQYAQSGVEVTEGFIDNMVMGGIVGAIVGPIIGAVVVWLVKSALINAFSGFVNGTGTFKQALSVITYSYFPVFLGNIIITIILLITKQSNIITSLAVFLPDSQAGTFLYAILANLDIFVIWYQILAIIGISKVYSISKKSSSILVLGTWFIYILIISGLGSLGAMALGIA
- the rimI gene encoding ribosomal protein S18-alanine N-acetyltransferase, with amino-acid sequence MSDVIIREMTEKDIDQVLEIEKEAFETPWSREAFVLELVKNQLAKYIVAEKDDKIVGYGGLWLILDEGHITNIAVSSLYRGQGIGNLLIERLIEICEERGINNMTLEVRKSNLVAQSLYKKYDFIDCGIRKGYYTDTKEDAVIMWRIGEARGRS
- a CDS encoding ABC transporter ATP-binding protein, producing MIKIENLGKIYDTGKISVEALKGINLEVKENEFVSIMGTSGSGKSTLMNILGCLDRPTSGRYSLDGVAVEKLNEAELATIRNKKIGFVFQSFNLLPRTSALKNVELPMTYAGIPKKERRLKALEVLEKVGLGERVGHLPNELSGGQKQRVAIARALVNNPAILLADEPTGNLDTKSGEEIMAIFQQLNREGVTIILVTHEPEIAQHTKRIVLFRDGCIIDDREVENQVIIKPQSVSE
- a CDS encoding efflux RND transporter periplasmic adaptor subunit, which translates into the protein MKKKTIGIVIAAILGLAVITAGVMKAKNTEKVASTYVSVVEVEVEKDFDSTLITEGTLKSKEQRNVVSDLPYVIQEVVFKEGDKVSEGDILLKLDVKDLEYKIETAELSLEMERQRLKNLERQLSESSNTLEIEKNLENARLAYENAQTKYENSKTLYDAGAVSKEMLDSDEANMITAKNNYELAQKQIEEAQNKEDLKSNIDIQRKNVEIQEISLKSQKEALEQSIIKSPISGTIVQANARVGIPATSAAPLFVIEDTDNLEIEVGIGEYDISEIQIGQKVKVTGEAFKDREINGVVSFIAPSATIVSTGTGKETQVIVKIDIPNADNYLRPGFTANVAINTAYKKEALVLPYETVYEKKDGTKVVFKVEDNKIKEIPISIGIQGDLKQEVISPDIKLGDKIVTNPTEKLYDGLEVSILNSIGEQK